In the genome of Synechococcus sp. CB0101, the window CTCAACTGCGGGTGAAGGAGGTGGGCTGCCTGGGCCCCTGCAGCGATGGCCCTTTGCTGGCGATCGACCCTACCGACCGGCTGCTCTCCCTGCAGGAGGTGAACGGCTCCGATCTGGAGACATCCCTCGCCGAAGCCCTGCAACGGGGCAATGACGCAACGGGCCTGAAGCAGTGGCAACCCTCCGGCAGCCGTGAGCTCAGCCCTGATGAGCCCTTTTTGAACCTGCAGCGCCGCCTGGTGCTGGGGCGTTGCGGCGTGGTGGATCCCGAAAGCCTGGCTGACGCCTTGGCGGCTGGAGCCTGGCAGCAATTGCCGCGGGTGCTGGAGCAGAACGATCCGCCAGCCGTGATCGAGATCGTGCGCCGCAGTGGCCTGCGGGGCCGCGGGGGAGCCGGCTATCCCACAGGGCTGAAGTGGGCCACGGTGGCCGCGATGCCTGGCAGCCAAAAGGTGGTGGTGTGCAACGCCGATGAGGGCGACCCGGGCGCCTTCATGGACCGCACCTTGATGGAGGGCGATCCCCACACCCTGCTGGAGGGCATGGCGATCGCCGCCTTTGCCGTGGGCGCGCAGCAGGGGTTCATCTACGTGCGGGCGGAGTATCCGCTGGCGATCGAACGGCTGCGCACAGCCATCAGCGCCGCCGAGCAGCAGGGCTGGCTGGGCAGGGGAATCGGCGGAAGCGGGTTCAGCTTCGAGATCGAGCTGCGGGTGGGTGCCGGTGCCTATGTGTGCGGCGAAGAAACGGCGCTGATCCACTCGATCGAGGGGCGGCGCGGTGTGCCGCGGCCCAGGCCTCCCTATCCGGCTGAACACGGGGTGTTTGGCCTGCCCACCCTGATCAACAACGTGGAGACCTTCGGCAATATCCCAGCGCTGCTGGAGCTGGGGGTGGAGGCCTACGGCACGGGCACCAAGGTGTTTTCACTCACGGGCCACGTGCAGCGCAGCGGTGTGCTGGAGGTGCCGATGGGCACGTCGCTGCGCACGATCGTGGAGACGATGGGCGGCGGTGCCCCGCAGGGGCGCCAGATCAAAGCCGTGCAAACCGGTGGCCCCTCCGGCGGCTGTGTGCCCGCCAGCGCCCTCGACAGCCCCGTCGACTACGACTCCCTCAAAGCCCTCGGCACGATCATGGGCTCAGGCGGGATGGTGGTGCTGGATGACACCACCAACATGGTGGACATCGCCGCCTTCTTCATCGCCTTCAGCCGCGAGGAATCCTGCGGCAAGTGCATCCCCTGCCGCTCAGGCACCGTGCAGTTGGAGATGTTGCTGCGCAAGCTGCTCGAACGCCGCGGCCAGGTGGCCGATCTCGAGCAGCTGGAAGCCCTCTGCCACACCGTGGCCGACGCCAGCCTCTGCGGCTTAGGCCAGAGCGCCCCCAAACCGGTGCTCAGCACCCTGCGCCATTTCCGCGGCGACTACCTGGCGCTGCTGCCAGCGGCGGAGGTGCAGCGATGAGCGTCTGCACCCTGCGCATCAACGACCACGACCTGGCCGTGCCGCTTGGCACAACACTGCTGCAGGCGGCCCGCCAGGCAGGCATTCACATCCCCACCCTCTGCTTCCTGGAAGGACTCTCAGCGGTGGCAGCCTGCCGGCTCTGCTTGGTGGAGCTGGAGGGGAGCGATCGACTGATGGCCGCCTGCGTGACAGCTGCCGCCGAAGGGATGCGCGTGCACACCGACACGCCACGGCTGCGGGAGATCCGCCGCACCGTGATCGAGCTGCTGTTCACCGAAGGCAACCATGTGTGTGCCGTGTGCGTGGCCAATGGCCACTGCGAACTGCAGAACCTGGCGGTGGAGGTGGGCATGGACCACAGCCGCCTGCCCTACCGCTTCCCCCAGCGCGGCGTTGACCTCTCCCACGCCCAATACGGCCTGGATCACAACCGCTGCATCCTTTGCACCCGCTGCGTGCGGGTGTGTGATGAGGTGGAAGGAGCCCACGTGTGGGATGTGGGCTGGCGCGGCGAGCACTGCCAGATCATCAGCGGCCTGGGTGAACCCTGGGGCGATGTGAACGCCTGCACCCACTGCGGCAAATGCGTAGAGGTGTGCCCCACCGGCGCGTTGTTCCACAAAACCGACACCAGCGAAGAGAAACAGGGGCACCCCGAGCGGCTCCAGGCCCTGATGCACGCCCGCACCCACCAGCAATGGAACCCATGAGCCAAGCCACCCCCCGCAAACCGCGGCTGGCCACGGTGTGGCTGGCGGGCTGCTCAGGCTGCCACATGTCGTTTCTGGATCTCGATGAATGGCTCCTGGAGCTCGCCGATCGAGCAGAGATCGTCTACAGCCCGGTGGGATCCGACATCAAGACCTACCCCAAGGATGTGGACATCGCCCTGGTGGAGGGCGGGGTGGCCAACACCGACAACCTGGAGCTGCTGCATCAGGTGCGGGCCAACACCCGCACGCTGGTGAGCTTTGGCGACTGCGCCATCACGGCCAACATCCCGGGAATGCGCAATCTGCTGCGCGGCAGCGATCCCGTGCTGCGGCGGGCCTACCTGGAGCTCGCCGATGGCAGCGGCCAGCTCCCCCACGCCCCGGGGATCGTGCCGGAGCTACTAGAGCGGGTGTTGCCCGTGCATGAGCTGGTGCCCGTGGAGGTGTACCTGCCGGGTTGCCCGCCACCTGCTGATCGCATCCGCGCTGCGCTGGAGCCCTTGCTACGCGGAGAGCTTCCGCACCTCAGCGGTGCCGATCAGATCCGCTTCGGCTGAAACACAAGGAGACCCAGCCATGCCGAGTCATCCCGCCACCGACGCCAACCAGCCCCCCCGGCGCACGATCACGATCGATCCGGTAACCCGGATTGAAGGGCACGCCAAGATCTCGATCCACCTGGATGCCAGCGGCGCCGTAGAAACCGCCCGCTTCCATGTAACCGAATACCGGGGCTTCGAGAAGTTCTGCGAGGGCCGGCCCTTCACCGAGATGGCGGGCATCACGGCACGGATCTGCGGCATCTGCCCGGTGAGCCATCTGCTGGCAGCGGCCGCCACCGGCGACAAGATCCTGGCGGTGCAGATCCCATCAGCCGCCGAGAAGCTCAGGCGGCTGATGAACCTGGCACAGCTCACCCAGTCGCACGCCCTTTCGTTTTTTCACCTGAGCAGCCCCGATTTCCTGCTGGGCTGGGACAGTGATCCCGAGCAGCGCAACATCTTCGGGCTGATCGCCGCCAACCCCGAGCTGGCCCGCGGCGGTATTCGTCTGCGCCAGTTCGGCCAGGGAGTGATCGAAGCCCTTGGGGGCCGCAAGATCCACGCCGCCTGGGCCGTGCCTGGAGGGGTGCGCAGCCCCATGAGCATCGAAACGCGCGATCAGATCCGCCAAGGGCTACCGGAAGCGTTCGCGATTGCCGAGCAGGGGCTGGCGCTGTTCAAGCAGTTGCTCGATGGCCAACTGCGTGAAGAGCTCGACCTGTTTGGCCAGTTCCCGTCGCTGTTCCTGGGCCTGGTCAACCGCGATGGCCACTGGGAGCATTCCAGCGGCCGCCATTGCGCCGGAATCCGCGTGATGGCCAGCGACGGGCGCGTGGTGGCGGATGGTCTAAAGGAAGACGACTACGCCACATTCCTGGCGGAAGCGGTGGAGCCGTGGAGCTATCTCAAGTTCCCCTACTTCAAAGCGCTGGGCCCTGAAGCCGGCAGCTACCGGGTGGGCCCGTTGGCCAGGCTCAACCTGTGCGAGCGCATCGGCACGGAACGGGCCGACCAAGAATTACTGGAGCTACGCCAGCGCGGCGGCCGGGTGGTGACGGCATCGTTCCTGTATCACCTGGCGCGCCTGATCGAGATCGTGGCCTGCCTCGAGCAGATGGAGCAGCTGCTCGACGATCCAGAGATCACGGCAACCCATGTGCGCGCCCGCGCCGGCGTGAACTGCCACGAGGCGGTGGGGGTGAGCGAGGCACCGCGCGGCACCTTGCTGCATCACTACCGGGTGGATACCAACGGCCTGATTGAACGGGTGAATCTGATCATCGCCACGGGCCAGAACAACGGCGCCATGAACCGCACGGTCACCCAGATCGCCCGCCACTACATCGATGGCCAGCACCTGAGCGAGGGCCTACTCAACCGGGTGGAGGCGGGCATCCGCTGCTTTGATCCCTGCCTCTCCTGCAGCACCCATGCCGCGGGGCAGATGCCGATGCAGGTGCAATTGTTCAGCGCCGATGGTGCGCTGCTGGAGTCGGTTCGGCGCGATTAGCGATGCAATATGGCCTCCCGCTGCTGATCGGCCTGGGTAACCGCCTGCGCAGCGACGATGGCGCCGGCGTTCGGCTGGCGGAGGCGATTGAAGCGCAAGGCTCGGGGCTCGAGGTGTTGATCTGCCATCAGCTCACACCCGACCTGGCGGAGCCCATCAGCCGGGCCAGCGCGGTGCTTTTTATGGATGCCTGGTTCGCCGCATCAGGGAAATCCGAAGACCAAGCCAGCAGCCCTGCCCTGCTCCCACCGCAGCTGCACCCCCTTGAAGCCTCTGCCAGCGGCGACCCCAGCGGCCATGCCCTCACACCCGCGCAGTTGCTGGCCCTGAGCAGAGCGCTGTATGGGTCGTGTCCCCCCGCCTGGCAACTGTTGATCCCCGGGGAGCAGTGGAAGGTGGGCGAGCAGCTCTCCGCGCAAACCACGGCCGCCTGCCGTGAGGCCTTGCCGCTGGTGCTGGCCTGGGGTGCACGCCATGCATGAGCTGGCCCTGCTGCAGGAGCTCTGTGCCCTGGCCACCGCCGCGGCCACCGAGCAAGGGGCCAAGCGGATTCATCGGATCGAGCTGCGGGTGGGGGAACTGGGCGGGGTCGACCCCGACGCCCTACGGCAGGCCTTCGCCGTGGTGGCCGCCACGGCTCCCTGGCAGGAGACGGAGCTGCAGCTGGAGGTGGTGCCAACCCGCTGTTTCTGCCCACACTGTGAACAGGCCTTCAGCCCGCTGGATGTGATCCACGCCTGCCCCACATGCGGTTCGATCAGCCGGCAGGTTCTGGAAGGCCGGGAGCTGGAGCTGGTGGCCCTGGAGGTGTCGTAGATGTGCGGGCAATGCGGCTGCGATGCACCAGCGGCGGTGGCCGCCGCGCCGCGTCAACGGCTGGAGCTGCATCAGGGCCTGCTCAGCCGCAACGATCGCCAAGCGGCCCACAACCGCGAACACTTCCAGCGCCACGGCCTGCGCACCCTCAATCTGCTGTCGGCGCCCGGATCGGGCAAAACGGCACTGCTTGAGCAGCTGGCCCGGCAGTGGCCACGCCCGCCGATTGGCGTGATCGTGGGGGATCTGGCCACCGACAACGACGCCCAACGCCTACAGGCAGCCGGGGCACGGGCGGTACAGATCCGCACCGGCGATCTCTGCCACCTGGATGCAGCGTTGGTGGATCAGGCCTTCGCGCAGCTGAATTGCCGCGGCATGGATCTGCTGGTGATCGAAAACGTGGGCAACCTGGTCTGCCCCGCCGCCTTCGACCTGGGGGAGCAACGGCGTGTGGCCGTGCTGTCGGTAACGGAAGGAGAAGACAAAGCGCTCAAGTACCCGGCTTTGTTCAAGAGCGCCGACGCCGTGGTGATCAACAAGTGCGACCTGGCTGTAGCCACGGGCTTTGATCGGCGCAGCGCTATGGACAATCTGCAGGCCATCGCGCCCCAGGCGGAGCTGTTTGAGCTCTCAGCCCGCACGGGAGAGGGCCTCGATGCGCTGATCCGCTGGTTGGATGCACACCCCGCCTGAGGCTGAGCAACACCTCAGCCTTCAGCTGCAGGGGCTGGTGCAGGGGGTGGGGTTGCGCCCGCACGTGGTGCGCTTGGCCCAGCGCCATGGCCTGCGCGGCACGGTGCACAACAGTGCCCAGGGCGTGCAGCTGGAGCTGGAGGGTCCGCGCCAGTCGCTTGAGGCCTTTCGCGCTTGCCTGCTGGCGCGACCGCCCGAGCGTGCACGCATCGATCACAGCGCCAGCCGTTGGGGGCCAGCCCTGGGGGCTTCAGACGGCGTGGCAATCCTGGCGCCGCAGAGCACAGGGGGCGCTACGGCACTGGTGAGTCCAGATCTGGCGATCTGCCCCAGCTGCCTGGCTGAACTGAGCGATCCCAGCAACCGCCGTTACGGCTATCCGTTCATCAGCTGCACCGACTGCGGCCCCCGCTACAGCGTGGTGGAGCAGCTGCCGTTCGAGCGGGAACACACCAGCTTCCGCCATTTCCCGCTCTGCCCCCAGTGCCGTCGCGAGTTCGGCGATCCAAGCGATCGACGCTTCCATGCCCAAACGATCAGCTGCCCCAGCTGCGGACCCCAACTGCACTGGGATGGCCAACCGATCGGCAGCACGGAGGCGATCCAAGCGGCAGCCGAGGCCTTAGCCGCAGGAGCGGTCGTGGCGCTGCAGGGGGTGGGCGGCTTTCAGCTACTGGTGGATCCAACCCATGCCGCAGCGGTGCAGCAACTGCGCCAGCGCAAGGGCCGCCCCGAGAAACCCCTGGCTCTACTCGCCAACAGCGCCTGGATGGAGCGCCATTGCCACTGCAACGCCGGCGAACGGGAGCTCTGGCTCGGTCCAGCGGCGCCGATTGTGCTGCTGCGCCGTAACGCCGATCAGCCGCCAGCCTTCGCTGCCGGTGTCGCCGGCATCACCCCCTGGCTGGGGGTGATGCGCCCGTGCTCCGGCCTTCAGCACCTGCTGCTGGAAGCCTGCGGCGGTGTGCTGGTGGCCACCAGTGCCAACCGCTCCGGTGAACCCCTCTGCGCCGATGGTGTTGCGGATGCCGACGTGCTGCGGTGCCTCGCCGATCACGTGCTCAGCCACACCCTGCCGCTGCTGAACCGCATCGACGACAGCGTGACCCGCTGCGCTGCAGGAGGCCCGCTGGTGTTGCGCCTCGGGCGC includes:
- a CDS encoding hydrogenase maturation protease, encoding MQYGLPLLIGLGNRLRSDDGAGVRLAEAIEAQGSGLEVLICHQLTPDLAEPISRASAVLFMDAWFAASGKSEDQASSPALLPPQLHPLEASASGDPSGHALTPAQLLALSRALYGSCPPAWQLLIPGEQWKVGEQLSAQTTAACREALPLVLAWGARHA
- the hoxU gene encoding bidirectional hydrogenase complex protein HoxU — translated: MSVCTLRINDHDLAVPLGTTLLQAARQAGIHIPTLCFLEGLSAVAACRLCLVELEGSDRLMAACVTAAAEGMRVHTDTPRLREIRRTVIELLFTEGNHVCAVCVANGHCELQNLAVEVGMDHSRLPYRFPQRGVDLSHAQYGLDHNRCILCTRCVRVCDEVEGAHVWDVGWRGEHCQIISGLGEPWGDVNACTHCGKCVEVCPTGALFHKTDTSEEKQGHPERLQALMHARTHQQWNP
- the hypA gene encoding hydrogenase maturation nickel metallochaperone HypA, with the translated sequence MHELALLQELCALATAAATEQGAKRIHRIELRVGELGGVDPDALRQAFAVVAATAPWQETELQLEVVPTRCFCPHCEQAFSPLDVIHACPTCGSISRQVLEGRELELVALEVS
- a CDS encoding Ni/Fe hydrogenase subunit alpha is translated as MPSHPATDANQPPRRTITIDPVTRIEGHAKISIHLDASGAVETARFHVTEYRGFEKFCEGRPFTEMAGITARICGICPVSHLLAAAATGDKILAVQIPSAAEKLRRLMNLAQLTQSHALSFFHLSSPDFLLGWDSDPEQRNIFGLIAANPELARGGIRLRQFGQGVIEALGGRKIHAAWAVPGGVRSPMSIETRDQIRQGLPEAFAIAEQGLALFKQLLDGQLREELDLFGQFPSLFLGLVNRDGHWEHSSGRHCAGIRVMASDGRVVADGLKEDDYATFLAEAVEPWSYLKFPYFKALGPEAGSYRVGPLARLNLCERIGTERADQELLELRQRGGRVVTASFLYHLARLIEIVACLEQMEQLLDDPEITATHVRARAGVNCHEAVGVSEAPRGTLLHHYRVDTNGLIERVNLIIATGQNNGAMNRTVTQIARHYIDGQHLSEGLLNRVEAGIRCFDPCLSCSTHAAGQMPMQVQLFSADGALLESVRRD
- a CDS encoding oxidoreductase — protein: MSQATPRKPRLATVWLAGCSGCHMSFLDLDEWLLELADRAEIVYSPVGSDIKTYPKDVDIALVEGGVANTDNLELLHQVRANTRTLVSFGDCAITANIPGMRNLLRGSDPVLRRAYLELADGSGQLPHAPGIVPELLERVLPVHELVPVEVYLPGCPPPADRIRAALEPLLRGELPHLSGADQIRFG
- the hypB gene encoding hydrogenase nickel incorporation protein HypB produces the protein MCGQCGCDAPAAVAAAPRQRLELHQGLLSRNDRQAAHNREHFQRHGLRTLNLLSAPGSGKTALLEQLARQWPRPPIGVIVGDLATDNDAQRLQAAGARAVQIRTGDLCHLDAALVDQAFAQLNCRGMDLLVIENVGNLVCPAAFDLGEQRRVAVLSVTEGEDKALKYPALFKSADAVVINKCDLAVATGFDRRSAMDNLQAIAPQAELFELSARTGEGLDALIRWLDAHPA
- a CDS encoding NuoF family protein, with the translated sequence MSACLRLCTAASCRSRGATELLEHCRKALASDQAQLRVKEVGCLGPCSDGPLLAIDPTDRLLSLQEVNGSDLETSLAEALQRGNDATGLKQWQPSGSRELSPDEPFLNLQRRLVLGRCGVVDPESLADALAAGAWQQLPRVLEQNDPPAVIEIVRRSGLRGRGGAGYPTGLKWATVAAMPGSQKVVVCNADEGDPGAFMDRTLMEGDPHTLLEGMAIAAFAVGAQQGFIYVRAEYPLAIERLRTAISAAEQQGWLGRGIGGSGFSFEIELRVGAGAYVCGEETALIHSIEGRRGVPRPRPPYPAEHGVFGLPTLINNVETFGNIPALLELGVEAYGTGTKVFSLTGHVQRSGVLEVPMGTSLRTIVETMGGGAPQGRQIKAVQTGGPSGGCVPASALDSPVDYDSLKALGTIMGSGGMVVLDDTTNMVDIAAFFIAFSREESCGKCIPCRSGTVQLEMLLRKLLERRGQVADLEQLEALCHTVADASLCGLGQSAPKPVLSTLRHFRGDYLALLPAAEVQR